The proteins below come from a single Solea solea chromosome 6, fSolSol10.1, whole genome shotgun sequence genomic window:
- the mcrs1 gene encoding microspherule protein 1, whose translation MQAGDPLVGASMAVAGAQSRSEDEESLGVKDVKRTATQAFGSGVPKRRSSSRSIKRKKFDDELVESSLVKSSSRVKGPQVIEPVRCSGSELSSNEKKKVTKSGTTLTPPLAMVINPAPITKRVKKSKQPLHITKDLGRWKSTDDLLLINAVLQTTDLTSVHLGVKFSCRFTLREIKERWYALLYDPVISKLAWQAMRQLHPEAIAAIQSKALFSQAEEALLAKIGSTSQPKLDVFQELLSKHPGVFHPSRTAKSLLVHWQLLKQYYLLDDQSVQPLPKGDQVLNFSDAEQMVDDVKLKESRDEVLEHELMISDRHQKREIRQLEQELPRWQVLVDSITGMSMPDFDNQTLAALRGRMVRYLMRSREITLGRATKDKQIDVDLSLEGPAWKISRKQGIIKLKNNGDFFIANEGRRPIYIDGRPVLSGNKWKLNNNSVVEIAGLRFVFLINLELISLIKAEAAKMTQQ comes from the exons ATGCAGGCAGGTGACCCTTTGGTTGGTGCATCTATGGCAGTAGCTGGTGCCCAAAGTCGGTCAGAGGATGAGGAGTCGCTTGGAGTTAAAGATGTCAAAAGGACAGCAACGCAAGCATTTGGCAGTGGCGTCCCCAAACGCAGAAGCTCCTCCAG GTCAATAAAGAGGAAGAAGTTTGATGATGAACTTGTGGAAAGCAGTCTTGTAAAGTCATCCAGTCGAGTCAAAGGCCCTCAAGTTATAGAGCCAGTCCGCTGTTCGGGGAGTGAACTCTCTTCTAATGAGaagaaaaag GTGACAAAGTCAGGAACGACTCTCACGCCTCCTCTCGCTATGGTAATAAACCCTGCACCTATCACCAAAAGAGTAAAGAAAAGCAAGCAGCCTCTACATATTACTAAAGACCTGGGAAGATGGAAATCCACTGATGATCTGCTCCTCATAAATGCAGTGTTGCAG ACCACAGATCTGACCTCAGTTCATCTGGGAGTCAAGTTCAGCTGTCGTTTTACTTTGCGGGAAATTAAAGAGCGGTGGTATGCCCTGCTGTATGATCCTGTCATCTCAAA GCTTGCATGGCAGGCTATGCGACAGCTTCATCCAGAGGCCATTGCAGCAATTCAAAGCAAAGCCCTCTTTAGTCAGGCTGAGGAGGCACTGCTTGCCAAGATTGGTTCA ACCAGTCAGCCCAAACTGGACGTGTTCCAGGAGCTACTGAGCAAACATCCCGGTGTCTTTCACCCATCTCGCACTGCCAAGAGTCTACTAGTGCACTGGCAGCTGCTAAAGCAGTACTACCTACTGGACGACCAGAGTG TTCAGCCTCTTCCTAAAGGTGACCAGGTCCTGAACTTCTCTGATGCCGAGCAGATGGTTGACGATGTCAAGTTAAA GGAGAGCAGGGATGAGGTTTTGGAACATG AGCTGATGATTTCTGATAGGCACCAGAAAAGGGAGATCAGGCAGTTGGAGCAGGAGTTGCCTCGTTGGCAGGTCCTCGTTGACAGTATCACAG GGATGAGCATGCCAGACTTTGACAACCAAACACTGGCAGCACTACGAGGACGGATGGTTCGCTACCTCATGAGATCACGAGAG ATTACGTTGGGCAGGGCGACTAAGGACAAACAGATAGATGTAGATCTTTCACTGGAGGGACCTGCCTGGAAAATATCGAGAAAACAAG gaATTATTAAACTGAAGAATAATGGAGACTTCTTTATTGCTAATGAGGGCAGACGGCCCATCTACATAGACGGCAGACCAGTCCTGTCGGGTAACAAATGGAAACTCAATAACAACTCGGTGGTGGAG ATCGCAGGTCTTCGCTTTGTGTTTCTAATTAACCTGGAACTCATCTCACTAATAAAAGCTGAAGCAGCTAAGATGACTCAGCAGTGA